One window from the genome of Engraulis encrasicolus isolate BLACKSEA-1 chromosome 16, IST_EnEncr_1.0, whole genome shotgun sequence encodes:
- the pex19 gene encoding peroxisomal biogenesis factor 19 — protein MASASDQQVEGDAELDELLDSALDDFDKANVPPSTSEAASGSNAEDADGNKPPLLEDSQFFETLFEGEMANQAKEEWEKAMAELAQEEPELLQHFQKLSEAAGKVGTDTASQQEFTSCLKDTLSGLAKNADYLQNSGLAGEDLAKTLEGMGLDDSGEGGGEDGNILPIMQSIMQNLLSKEVLYPSLKEITQKYPDWLSSNKESLSPEEFRRFEQQHKIMGDICSQFERDGDQDSSFENILELMQKLQDLGQPPKELAGEAPPGLNFDMESLNIPGVPGAGPADQCSIM, from the exons ATGGCGTCTGCATCAGATCAGCAGGTTGAGGGAGATGCAGAGCTGGATGAATTATTGGACA GTGCCCTTGATGACTTCGACAAAGCAAATGTTCCACCTTCTACCTCAGAGGCGGCTTCAGGTTCGAATGCAGAGGATGCAGATGGGAATAAG CCCCCGCTGTTGGAGGACAGCCAATTTTTCGAGACCCTGTTTGAAGGAGAGATGGCGAACCAGGCCAAAGAGGAGTGGGAGAAGGCCATGGCGGAGCTAGCCCAGGAGGAACCAGAACTGCTGCAGCACTTCCAGAAACTGTCCGAAGCAGCAGGCAAAGTTG GCACAGACACAGCTTCACAGCAAGAGTTTACTTCCTGTCTGAAGGACACCCTAAGTGGACTGGCAAAAAATGCAGACTACTTGCAG AATTCTGGCTTAGCTGGCGAGGACTTGGCGAAGACTTTAGAAGGAATGGGACTGGACGACAGtggtgaaggtggaggagaggatgggaacaTTTTACCCATTATGCAGTCGATAATGCAAAACCTGCTCTCCAAGGAAGTGCTATACCCATCACTCAAAGAGATCACGCAGAAG taccCAGACTGGCTGAGTAGCAATAAGGAGTCCCTGTCCCCTGAGGAGTTCAGGCGGTTTGAGCAGCAGCACAAGATCATGGGGGACATCTGCTCCCAATTCGAGAGGGACGGAGACCAAGACAGCTCTTTTGAAAACATTCTGGAACTCATGCAGAAG CTGCAAGACCTTGGGCAGCCTCCCAAAGAGTTGGCAGGAGAAGCA CCCCCTGGTCTGAACTTCGACATGGAGTCTTTGAATATCCCAGGAGTTCCCGGGGCAGGACCTGCCGATCAGTGCTCAATCATGTGA